In Gemmatimonadaceae bacterium, one DNA window encodes the following:
- a CDS encoding diguanylate cyclase, with amino-acid sequence MAFAERIREKVAGNRFLVSGVSEIRITASIGVATYPSTQPESVEDLFRAADAALYRAKGSGRNLVRT; translated from the coding sequence ATTGCATTCGCCGAGCGTATCCGGGAGAAGGTGGCGGGGAATCGGTTTCTTGTTTCGGGCGTCTCCGAAATCCGCATCACCGCCAGCATCGGCGTTGCCACTTATCCATCGACGCAGCCCGAGTCTGTGGAAGACCTGTTTCGCGCAGCGGACGCCGCGCTCTATCGCGCAAAGGGAAGCGGGCGTAATCTAGTACGCACCTGA
- a CDS encoding CoA-binding protein, whose translation MTISKATPGDSTDWRNHLIDSSAGIRQILENTRRIAVLGIKDGVGKPAFFVPDYAQRAGYEVVPVPVYYLDATEMLGVPVYRTVSAIPGDVDMVNVFRRPQDIPPHLDDIIAKRPKSVWFQSGIVNDSAAERLAREGIDVVQDRCLMVELGRIGR comes from the coding sequence ATGACAATTTCGAAGGCAACACCAGGCGACAGCACTGATTGGCGAAATCACCTGATTGATTCATCGGCCGGCATCCGGCAGATTCTCGAGAATACTCGCAGGATCGCGGTGCTGGGCATCAAGGATGGTGTTGGGAAACCCGCGTTCTTCGTACCCGACTATGCGCAGCGCGCGGGATACGAGGTCGTGCCGGTCCCTGTTTACTATCTCGACGCAACGGAAATGCTCGGCGTTCCGGTTTACCGTACGGTGTCCGCGATCCCCGGTGACGTCGACATGGTCAACGTCTTTCGCCGGCCGCAGGATATTCCGCCACACCTCGACGACATCATCGCCAAACGACCAAAGTCGGTGTGGTTTCAGTCAGGAATTGTCAACGACAGTGCGGCCGAGCGATTGGCGCGGGAAGGAATCGATGTGGTTCAGGACCGGTGCCTCATGGTGGAGCTGGGCCGCATCGGCAGATAA
- a CDS encoding saccharopine dehydrogenase C-terminal domain-containing protein → MRMLVLGAGLQGSACTYDLLQNEEVSNVRLADLDTGHIADFLGPYSGKRLTPTPLDVRDKEAVGALMRESDAVMSAIPYYFNLDLATRAAEAGVHFCDLGGNTDIVFRQKELDAVAREKNITIIPDCGLAPGMVNILSEHGIRQMDTVDEVKIYVGGLPQNPEPPLNYQIVYSLEGVLDYYTTLSWIIRAGKREQVTALSEREPVMFAAPVGELEAFHTAGGLSTMAFRYEGQIPSMEYKTLRYPGHAAIMEAIRELGLLELEPIDVKGMKVSPRDVAVAAMGPRLTKPEGRDLVALRVTVKGKKDGEPKTAAWELVDRYDEERGISAMMRTTGYSLSITGQMQARGEIAAPGVHTPDECIPAERYIAELAKRGVHIKEIAA, encoded by the coding sequence ATGCGCATGCTGGTTCTCGGGGCTGGCCTTCAAGGCTCTGCCTGCACGTACGACTTGCTGCAGAACGAGGAAGTGTCAAATGTGCGGCTCGCCGATCTGGACACCGGCCACATCGCAGATTTTCTCGGGCCCTACTCCGGAAAGCGGCTCACCCCAACTCCGCTCGACGTTCGCGACAAGGAAGCTGTCGGTGCCCTGATGCGTGAGTCCGACGCCGTAATGAGCGCGATCCCCTACTATTTCAACCTCGATCTCGCGACGCGCGCGGCTGAGGCTGGCGTGCACTTCTGCGACCTCGGCGGCAATACCGATATCGTGTTCAGGCAAAAGGAGCTCGACGCGGTGGCCCGCGAGAAGAACATCACCATCATCCCCGACTGCGGGCTGGCGCCAGGGATGGTGAACATCCTGTCCGAACATGGCATCAGGCAGATGGATACTGTCGACGAAGTAAAGATCTACGTCGGCGGGTTACCACAAAACCCGGAGCCGCCCCTCAACTATCAAATCGTGTATTCGCTCGAGGGCGTGCTGGATTATTACACTACACTTTCGTGGATCATCCGCGCCGGCAAGCGGGAGCAGGTGACTGCCCTGTCGGAGCGTGAGCCGGTGATGTTCGCTGCACCTGTCGGCGAGCTCGAGGCATTTCATACCGCCGGCGGGTTGTCGACGATGGCGTTCCGCTACGAGGGGCAGATCCCGAGCATGGAGTACAAAACACTTCGCTACCCCGGACACGCGGCAATCATGGAAGCGATTCGCGAACTCGGACTCCTCGAGCTGGAACCGATCGACGTGAAGGGCATGAAGGTTTCGCCGCGCGATGTGGCAGTCGCGGCGATGGGCCCGCGACTCACCAAACCGGAGGGTCGTGATCTCGTGGCGCTGCGAGTGACGGTCAAGGGCAAAAAAGACGGGGAGCCGAAGACCGCTGCGTGGGAGCTCGTGGATCGTTACGACGAGGAGCGCGGAATCAGCGCAATGATGCGGACGACGGGCTATTCGCTGTCAATCACCGGACAAATGCAGGCGCGCGGTGAGATCGCGGCACCGGGGGTGCACACGCCGGACGAGTGCATTCCGGCGGAACGTTACATCGCGGAACTGGCGAAGCGGGGAGTGCATATCAAGGAGATCGCGGCCTAG